One part of the Cyclobacteriaceae bacterium genome encodes these proteins:
- a CDS encoding alkaline phosphatase family protein translates to MRYFFVLFLLAWLTTSAQKNEKPYVILISFDGFRYDYTSKFELPNFTAFVKNGAAADGLIPSFPSKTFPNHYTLVTGLYPGHHGLVDNYFYDKTLDLNYSMRNRTMVENPVFYGGIPLWQLAQQQGLKSASCFWVGSEAPVQGEFPTYYFRYDESVSNTKRVDQVLTWLKLRKKDRPKFISLYFSLVDSEGHNTGPNSEELKKTVLEADSLLGYLMRGLKKIRLPVNVILVSDHGMYELEQKEGTYITLSKFLNLADTTVRVINGGTQAHLYTKNVDSLYNILKSVETNFEIFKREDFPDRWNYRNDRVGDIMIVAKPGYYIQMNSRHFGRLQSPVFGVHGYDPDEVKEMQGIFYANGPNIKAGITLPVFKNIHVYPFVAYLLGLTPPKTDGSLSVLLPVYKN, encoded by the coding sequence GTGAGGTATTTCTTTGTTTTGTTTCTCCTGGCATGGCTTACCACCAGCGCTCAAAAAAATGAAAAGCCTTACGTAATACTCATTTCGTTCGATGGTTTCCGGTACGACTATACATCAAAATTTGAACTGCCGAATTTCACTGCCTTTGTAAAAAACGGTGCCGCTGCTGATGGGCTAATCCCATCCTTCCCCAGCAAAACATTTCCTAACCATTACACACTGGTTACTGGTTTATACCCCGGACATCATGGGTTAGTCGACAATTATTTCTACGACAAAACACTTGATTTGAATTACTCTATGCGTAACCGTACTATGGTTGAGAATCCAGTCTTTTACGGAGGCATTCCGTTATGGCAACTTGCCCAACAACAAGGCTTGAAATCCGCCTCGTGCTTTTGGGTGGGATCGGAGGCACCCGTGCAGGGAGAATTCCCAACCTATTATTTCCGGTATGATGAAAGTGTGTCAAACACAAAACGTGTTGACCAGGTATTGACCTGGCTGAAACTGCGAAAGAAAGACCGTCCCAAATTTATCTCCCTGTATTTTTCATTGGTGGATTCCGAAGGGCACAACACGGGGCCAAATTCTGAAGAGTTAAAAAAAACCGTACTGGAAGCCGACAGTTTGCTGGGTTACCTGATGAGAGGGTTGAAAAAGATCAGGCTTCCGGTAAATGTTATTCTCGTCTCAGATCATGGTATGTATGAATTGGAGCAGAAGGAAGGAACCTACATTACGCTGAGCAAATTTTTAAACCTGGCCGATACCACTGTGCGTGTTATCAATGGCGGAACGCAGGCACACTTGTATACCAAAAATGTGGATTCACTTTACAATATTCTAAAATCTGTTGAGACAAATTTTGAGATTTTTAAGCGGGAGGATTTTCCCGATCGATGGAATTATAGAAATGATCGAGTAGGCGATATAATGATTGTCGCCAAGCCCGGTTATTACATACAAATGAACAGTCGCCATTTCGGCAGGCTTCAGTCGCCTGTATTTGGTGTGCATGGTTACGACCCCGATGAAGTAAAAGAAATGCAGGGTATTTTTTACGCCAATGGGCCAAACATAAAAGCAGGAATCACTCTACCAGTTTTTAAAAACATTCATGTATATCCATTCGTTGCTTATCTGTTAGGATTAACTCCGCCAAAAACCGATGGATCGTTAAGTGTGCTGTTGCCTGTTTACAAAAATTAA
- a CDS encoding alpha-glucosidase, producing MLIVPAAISCKKRGAELAKPSEAWWKEEIIYQVYPRSLKDTDGDGVGDLKGIIEKLDYIKSLGVTAVWLNPIYSSPNADNGYDVSDYRGIMNEFGTMEDFDVMLAEMHKRGIKLIMDVVVNHSSDEHPWFQQSRSSRDNPYREYYHWWPAEKGKPNYRYSLFDERGDAWKYDSLTHAYYLHYFAAKQPDLKWENPKVRQEVYDIMRFWAEKGVDGFRLDAFQFVAKDTTYPKFPEGFEKDFIQYYAMQEGIHNYLKEMNREVFSKYNVMSVAEGAGRNFKDAHDLVDKERNELNMAYAFEGVDIAKPQGYDLVHFKNVFTKWDSAFAHDGWLSIFLANHDQARLVSRFGNDSPAFRERSAKLLNTFILSMRGTPYCYYGDELGMTNIGFERIDQYQDIAAINGYKKVKNDGGDLENYLLDLKFSSRDNGRTPMQWDDTKNAGFTSATPWLPVNPNHVTLNVKHQQEDPNSVLNHFRKLTALRKGEPVLIYGAYEIILREHPAVYAYARILGNKKVLVLLNFSTKESVIELPQTKMGRVWINNYDELKQTGNTLALSPYQAVIVEADYSENRN from the coding sequence ATGCTGATCGTGCCCGCGGCAATTTCCTGTAAAAAACGTGGCGCAGAGCTAGCAAAACCCTCCGAAGCATGGTGGAAGGAAGAAATTATTTACCAGGTTTATCCGCGCAGTTTGAAGGACACCGATGGTGATGGCGTGGGTGACCTGAAGGGGATTATTGAAAAGCTTGACTACATAAAGTCGCTGGGCGTTACGGCTGTATGGCTTAACCCCATCTACAGTTCACCCAATGCCGATAATGGCTATGATGTAAGTGACTACCGCGGCATCATGAATGAATTTGGCACAATGGAGGATTTTGATGTGATGTTAGCAGAAATGCACAAACGAGGCATAAAACTTATAATGGATGTTGTGGTAAACCACAGCAGCGATGAGCACCCTTGGTTTCAACAGTCGCGCAGTTCACGCGATAACCCGTACCGCGAATATTACCATTGGTGGCCGGCCGAGAAAGGCAAGCCAAACTATCGATACAGCTTGTTTGATGAGCGTGGCGATGCATGGAAGTACGACTCCCTTACTCATGCCTATTACCTCCACTACTTTGCGGCTAAACAACCCGACCTGAAATGGGAGAATCCTAAAGTGCGGCAGGAGGTTTATGACATTATGCGCTTCTGGGCCGAAAAAGGAGTAGATGGTTTTCGGCTGGATGCATTTCAGTTTGTAGCAAAAGACACCACCTACCCGAAATTTCCGGAGGGATTTGAAAAAGATTTTATTCAATACTATGCTATGCAAGAGGGTATTCACAATTACCTTAAGGAAATGAACCGTGAAGTATTTAGTAAGTACAACGTGATGAGCGTAGCCGAAGGTGCCGGTCGTAATTTTAAGGATGCACACGACCTTGTGGATAAAGAGCGCAACGAATTAAATATGGCCTATGCTTTTGAAGGTGTGGACATCGCCAAGCCACAGGGATATGACCTGGTTCATTTTAAAAATGTGTTCACCAAGTGGGACAGTGCTTTTGCACATGACGGCTGGCTCTCCATCTTTTTGGCGAATCATGACCAGGCCCGGTTGGTTAGCCGTTTTGGAAATGACAGCCCAGCGTTTCGCGAACGCTCGGCAAAATTGCTGAACACTTTTATCCTGAGCATGCGCGGCACACCGTATTGTTATTATGGCGATGAACTTGGAATGACCAACATCGGATTTGAGCGGATTGATCAATATCAGGATATCGCAGCCATTAACGGTTATAAGAAAGTAAAGAATGATGGAGGTGATTTGGAGAACTATTTGCTAGACCTGAAATTCAGCTCGCGCGATAATGGCCGAACCCCTATGCAGTGGGATGATACCAAAAATGCAGGTTTCACTTCTGCAACACCGTGGCTACCGGTTAACCCAAATCATGTTACGCTTAATGTGAAACACCAGCAGGAAGATCCGAACTCCGTGTTGAATCATTTCCGTAAGCTCACGGCTTTACGAAAAGGTGAGCCGGTATTGATCTACGGTGCCTATGAAATTATCCTGCGTGAACATCCTGCTGTTTATGCTTATGCGCGTATTCTCGGAAATAAAAAGGTGCTTGTCCTGCTAAATTTCTCTACAAAGGAGTCTGTGATTGAACTTCCACAAACAAAAATGGGCAGGGTTTGGATTAACAATTACGATGAACTTAAGCAAACCGGAAATACCCTGGCGCTAAGCCCTTACCAGGCGGTGATTGTTGAGGCAGATTACTCAGAAAACCGGAATTGA
- a CDS encoding 4-hydroxy-3-methylbut-2-enyl diphosphate reductase yields MKKFDIPAYYRSAITGKIKELRRLKDQRKQDFSPTFLDFGPVGFYIARHFGFCYGVENAIEISYKALEENPNKKVYLLSQMIHNQEVNNDLQNRGIKFIMDTDGTQFIPWDEIDSDDVVIIPAFGTTLEIEHLLLEKGVEVHKYNTTCPFVEKVWNRADKLGKDDYTIIIHGKPKHEETRATFSHSANSGASVVVRDMSEAISLGLYMTGKKPLNEFFSEFAGKFSTGFDPVQNLQRVGVVNQTTMLASETQAIADYFRTLMLEKYGEDNIKKHFADTRDTLCYATNDNQNATFELLETDADLALVVGGYNSSNTSHIVELCERKFPTYFIKADTEIKSANEIHHFHYSQKELQVTKDFLPQKKQVKIVLTSGASCPDTLVDRVLQKVVGYFPGSRSVEEVMKDFL; encoded by the coding sequence ATCAAAAAGTTTGACATACCCGCCTATTACCGGTCTGCCATTACCGGAAAGATAAAGGAGCTACGAAGGTTAAAGGATCAACGTAAGCAAGACTTTTCCCCTACTTTTTTGGATTTTGGCCCTGTTGGGTTTTATATCGCCCGCCATTTCGGCTTTTGCTATGGTGTTGAAAATGCCATAGAAATCAGTTACAAGGCACTTGAAGAAAATCCGAACAAAAAGGTTTACCTGCTCAGCCAGATGATCCACAACCAGGAAGTAAACAACGATCTGCAAAACCGCGGCATAAAGTTTATTATGGATACCGATGGCACGCAGTTTATTCCCTGGGATGAAATTGATTCAGATGATGTGGTTATCATTCCGGCATTCGGCACAACCCTGGAAATCGAGCACCTCCTTCTTGAGAAAGGTGTGGAGGTCCATAAATACAATACTACGTGCCCGTTTGTTGAAAAGGTTTGGAACCGGGCGGATAAACTTGGCAAGGATGATTACACCATAATTATTCACGGAAAGCCAAAGCATGAAGAAACCCGGGCAACCTTTTCGCACAGTGCGAATAGCGGGGCTTCCGTTGTCGTGCGCGACATGAGCGAGGCAATAAGCCTCGGCCTATATATGACCGGGAAAAAGCCACTCAACGAATTTTTTTCTGAGTTCGCAGGTAAGTTTTCGACTGGCTTTGATCCTGTGCAAAACTTGCAGCGTGTTGGTGTAGTGAACCAAACCACTATGCTGGCTTCCGAAACCCAGGCCATTGCCGATTATTTCCGGACTTTAATGTTGGAGAAATACGGTGAGGACAACATAAAAAAACACTTTGCCGACACCCGCGACACGTTGTGCTACGCCACTAACGATAATCAGAACGCTACATTTGAATTGCTGGAAACCGATGCCGACCTGGCTTTGGTGGTTGGAGGTTATAACAGTTCAAACACCTCCCACATTGTTGAACTCTGCGAACGGAAATTCCCAACCTATTTCATTAAGGCTGATACAGAGATAAAATCGGCAAACGAAATCCATCACTTTCATTATTCCCAAAAGGAGTTACAGGTAACGAAAGATTTTCTTCCTCAAAAGAAGCAGGTAAAAATTGTCCTCACCAGTGGAGCATCATGCCCGGATACCCTCGTTGACCGTGTACTACAGAAGGTAGTTGGATATTTTCCAGGGAGCCGCTCGGTAGAGGAGGTAATGAAGGATTTTTTGTAG
- a CDS encoding Do family serine endopeptidase — MKKFTSLFAAAILGSVLTLGCYEYLKKDEPVTIQYVTEPPISKVTYLDKANSTTTVPTDFTAIAEKVTPAVVHIRSTQARSTREQNQSFDPFRDFFGTPRNFGPSQSSGSGVIINANGYIVTNNHVVQGADVVDVTLNDNRSFKAEVIGTDPDTDLALIKINQSNLPFIPFVNSDNARVGEWVLAVGNPFNLNSTVTAGIISAKGRNINILDRNTEQGNTAIESFIQTDAAINPGNSGGALVDMNAGLVGINTAIASPTGAYSGYGFAVPSNIVSKIVEDLMKFGVVQRGWLGIQVGSVNSELVKQYDLEVNEGAFVSGFAEGNKSAAKEAGIKEHDVVVKINETPIRSSAALIETIGRHRPGDKVMITVNRKGKEITYPVVLKNRDGNVGVIKPEERTGFVALGIDVEDIDAKTLKRLELNNGVRIKTLGNGKLAKSTDIREGFIITKVNDVPVKSVKEFNEEMKKKKSGELVILTGTYEDFPREFNYAFRM, encoded by the coding sequence ATGAAAAAATTCACATCACTTTTTGCGGCAGCTATTTTGGGCAGTGTTTTAACCCTTGGCTGCTATGAATACCTGAAGAAAGATGAACCGGTGACGATACAATATGTTACCGAACCGCCTATATCGAAAGTAACCTACCTGGATAAGGCAAACAGTACAACTACTGTACCCACTGATTTTACGGCCATTGCCGAAAAGGTCACGCCTGCTGTCGTGCACATTCGATCTACCCAAGCACGAAGTACACGGGAGCAGAACCAGTCTTTTGATCCCTTTCGTGATTTCTTTGGAACACCTCGAAATTTTGGACCAAGCCAGAGTTCAGGTTCAGGGGTAATTATTAATGCCAATGGTTACATAGTTACCAACAATCACGTAGTGCAGGGAGCCGATGTGGTTGACGTTACGCTGAACGACAATCGTTCATTCAAAGCCGAAGTAATAGGCACCGATCCGGATACAGACCTGGCGTTGATAAAAATCAATCAATCAAATCTTCCCTTTATTCCTTTCGTCAATTCTGATAACGCCCGTGTGGGCGAATGGGTATTGGCTGTAGGCAATCCCTTCAACCTTAACTCAACCGTAACGGCAGGAATTATAAGCGCAAAGGGAAGAAACATCAATATCCTCGATCGGAACACTGAGCAGGGGAATACAGCAATTGAATCATTTATTCAAACCGATGCCGCCATTAACCCCGGAAACAGCGGAGGTGCGTTGGTGGATATGAATGCTGGTTTGGTAGGCATAAACACAGCCATTGCCAGCCCAACGGGTGCTTACTCAGGTTATGGATTTGCAGTACCCTCAAACATTGTTAGCAAAATTGTTGAGGACCTGATGAAGTTTGGGGTAGTACAACGCGGCTGGCTGGGTATTCAAGTAGGCAGTGTGAACAGCGAACTGGTTAAACAATACGATTTAGAAGTGAACGAAGGCGCTTTCGTTTCCGGTTTTGCCGAGGGGAACAAAAGTGCAGCAAAAGAGGCGGGTATTAAGGAGCATGACGTTGTAGTAAAAATCAACGAAACACCCATCCGCTCCAGTGCTGCCTTAATTGAAACCATTGGCCGTCATCGCCCTGGTGACAAAGTGATGATTACGGTTAACCGCAAAGGAAAGGAAATCACCTATCCCGTTGTGCTTAAAAACCGTGATGGCAATGTTGGTGTTATTAAGCCCGAAGAGCGTACGGGTTTTGTAGCGTTGGGTATTGATGTTGAAGATATTGATGCAAAAACATTAAAGCGCCTTGAACTTAACAATGGTGTACGCATTAAAACGCTAGGCAATGGTAAGTTAGCAAAGAGCACAGATATACGCGAAGGATTTATTATTACCAAAGTAAATGATGTACCGGTTAAATCGGTAAAGGAATTCAATGAGGAAATGAAGAAAAAGAAATCAGGCGAATTGGTCATTTTAACGGGAACTTACGAAGATTTTCCGCGTGAATTCAATTATGCCTTCAGGATGTAG
- a CDS encoding tetratricopeptide repeat-containing sensor histidine kinase has product MLRTCCAYACLLICLTGFAQSHYVDSLQRIVDKGQTDTLAVDALVELGREFIFISKEKSLQYTADAMRMATSLHYERGIGSAYRNMAGIYSISGYYFASLIYVNKALALFNAHNDLLGEGNCYVTMANTYRRLGAYETSIGYHQKAYQIFRSLNHAEREAITAHNLGQVYLDVGDIEKAESFARLSLQKLDSLNLKTPLTAAHRLWGEIEVAKNNLTKAEEHFIKALSISDELKDLSQKDATVKSLIGLARLYRTQNRPSDEARIIFKAMPLAKESQDAKDLRELYRIASDFHTRFGNYKLGYQFLNDYLVYMDSVERERPKEVLTLMQALQSTFESEVNFEKLKTEKIEQQQKLDLRNAQVLYSTISLIILFVTTVLLIVYVRDKRKTNQELKALNETKTKFFTIVAHDLKAPLNSLLSFSSLISRHAESLTTEEIKVMGQKLQESVGNSLKMTENLMMWARSQMNDYSVKPVTVNLKQVVEEILMIFNPIAVQKRITMKHTIVEGIYVLADYDHIGFVMRNLINNAIKFTGENGTIVISALVENEVVQIQVTDSGVGMLKAQLDKLFDLEKKTSTTGTAGEKGTGLGLRLCKEFLEKNNGTIQAESQPGKGTTFLVQLPQAKPMAGSG; this is encoded by the coding sequence ATGTTGCGCACATGCTGTGCTTATGCTTGTTTGCTCATCTGTTTAACAGGTTTTGCGCAATCCCACTATGTAGATAGTTTACAACGCATTGTTGACAAAGGTCAGACAGACACCCTGGCCGTGGACGCACTTGTTGAACTGGGCAGGGAGTTCATCTTTATTTCAAAGGAAAAATCGTTGCAATACACGGCCGATGCCATGCGCATGGCAACGAGCCTGCATTACGAACGTGGCATTGGCTCGGCTTATCGAAACATGGCTGGCATTTATTCAATAAGCGGCTATTACTTTGCAAGCCTGATTTACGTAAACAAAGCCTTGGCCTTGTTCAACGCGCATAATGATTTGCTGGGTGAAGGTAATTGTTATGTTACCATGGCCAATACCTATCGAAGACTTGGAGCGTACGAGACATCCATTGGCTATCACCAAAAAGCTTATCAAATCTTTCGATCCCTAAACCATGCCGAACGCGAGGCTATAACCGCGCATAATTTAGGGCAAGTATACCTGGATGTTGGTGATATTGAAAAGGCTGAAAGCTTTGCCCGATTATCCCTACAGAAGCTTGACTCTTTAAATCTCAAAACGCCCCTAACAGCGGCACATCGGCTGTGGGGAGAAATAGAGGTGGCAAAAAATAACCTCACGAAGGCCGAGGAGCATTTCATAAAGGCGCTGTCTATTTCGGATGAACTAAAGGACTTGTCGCAAAAGGATGCAACTGTTAAATCGTTGATTGGCTTAGCCAGGCTTTACCGCACTCAAAATAGGCCGTCAGATGAAGCCCGGATTATTTTTAAGGCTATGCCTTTAGCGAAGGAAAGCCAGGATGCAAAAGACTTACGTGAACTTTATCGAATCGCTTCGGATTTTCATACGCGCTTTGGTAACTACAAGCTCGGCTATCAATTTTTAAATGATTATTTGGTTTATATGGATAGTGTTGAACGGGAAAGACCCAAGGAGGTATTGACTTTGATGCAGGCATTGCAAAGCACATTTGAGAGTGAGGTAAATTTTGAAAAACTTAAAACCGAGAAAATTGAACAGCAGCAAAAACTGGATTTGCGTAACGCCCAGGTATTATACAGCACAATATCTTTGATCATACTGTTTGTTACCACCGTGCTGCTGATTGTTTATGTTCGTGATAAACGAAAAACGAACCAAGAACTGAAAGCACTAAATGAAACAAAGACCAAGTTTTTTACCATTGTAGCGCACGACTTAAAGGCTCCCTTAAATTCTTTGCTTTCTTTTTCATCGCTGATATCCAGGCATGCCGAATCATTAACAACCGAGGAAATAAAAGTAATGGGGCAAAAGCTACAGGAATCTGTCGGGAACAGTTTAAAGATGACAGAAAATTTAATGATGTGGGCACGATCGCAGATGAACGACTATTCCGTGAAACCCGTTACGGTTAACCTGAAACAAGTTGTTGAAGAAATCCTTATGATCTTTAACCCCATTGCAGTCCAAAAAAGGATAACAATGAAGCATACAATAGTTGAGGGGATTTATGTGCTGGCGGATTACGATCACATCGGCTTTGTTATGCGTAACCTCATCAATAACGCAATTAAATTTACCGGTGAGAATGGTACAATAGTTATTTCCGCTTTAGTAGAAAATGAGGTGGTTCAAATTCAAGTAACGGATTCCGGTGTTGGAATGTTAAAGGCGCAACTTGACAAGCTTTTTGATTTAGAGAAGAAAACAAGTACTACCGGTACGGCAGGAGAGAAGGGGACCGGTTTGGGACTGCGGTTGTGCAAAGAGTTTCTTGAAAAGAACAATGGTACCATCCAGGCCGAAAGCCAACCGGGAAAAGGAACCACCTTTTTGGTTCAGTTACCCCAAGCCAAACCTATGGCCGGCTCCGGTTAA
- a CDS encoding class I SAM-dependent rRNA methyltransferase codes for MKISGQIILKPGKEQAAKRFHPWIFSGAVQSASDNLADGGWVRVADHKDRTLGFGHWQKGSITVRMLSFGESAPDENFWTKKIHQAVDLRKAAGLPSATTNAFRLVHGEADGLPGLIVDFYNGIVVMQAHSAGMHSDRYNISQALHNALQKQLTAIYYKSKSTLPEKFKAEQPDGYLSGMGIVPHIVYEHGVKFFVDWESGQKTGFFLDQRENRKLVADFSTGKNVLNTFCYTGGFSVYALQAGASLVHSVDASEKAIDITRKNIELNGFDAAKHACFALDTFEFLKGKENQYDLIVLDPPAFAKHRDARHQAVKGYQRLNVEAIKAVKSGGIIFTFSCSQVVDKQLFYDTVTSAAIQAGREVKVLHRLSQPADHPVSMYHPEGEYLKGLVLYVV; via the coding sequence ATGAAAATATCAGGTCAGATAATTCTAAAGCCGGGTAAAGAGCAAGCTGCAAAACGATTTCACCCCTGGATCTTTTCGGGAGCTGTTCAATCTGCCTCCGATAATCTTGCCGATGGTGGTTGGGTTCGCGTTGCCGATCATAAAGACCGCACACTCGGTTTTGGGCATTGGCAAAAGGGAAGTATTACGGTTCGAATGCTTTCGTTTGGGGAATCCGCACCGGATGAAAATTTCTGGACAAAAAAAATCCATCAGGCTGTTGACTTGAGGAAGGCCGCGGGATTGCCATCAGCAACCACCAATGCTTTTCGCCTGGTGCATGGCGAGGCTGACGGCTTACCTGGATTGATTGTAGATTTTTACAATGGCATAGTGGTTATGCAGGCACACTCTGCTGGTATGCACAGTGACCGTTATAACATAAGCCAGGCACTTCATAATGCTTTACAAAAACAACTTACCGCAATCTATTATAAAAGCAAGTCCACGCTTCCTGAAAAATTCAAAGCCGAACAACCCGATGGCTATCTTTCAGGCATGGGCATAGTACCTCACATTGTCTATGAACATGGCGTGAAATTTTTTGTGGATTGGGAGAGCGGACAGAAAACCGGCTTTTTTTTAGATCAGCGGGAGAACAGAAAACTGGTTGCCGACTTTTCAACAGGAAAAAATGTTTTAAACACTTTTTGTTATACCGGTGGTTTTTCAGTTTATGCGCTTCAGGCCGGTGCTTCACTTGTGCATTCTGTTGATGCCTCAGAAAAGGCAATTGATATCACCCGGAAGAATATTGAACTGAACGGCTTTGACGCAGCAAAGCACGCATGCTTTGCCCTTGATACCTTTGAATTTTTAAAAGGAAAAGAAAACCAATACGACTTAATCGTACTTGATCCTCCTGCTTTTGCCAAGCACCGCGATGCGCGTCATCAGGCTGTAAAAGGGTATCAGCGACTAAACGTTGAAGCGATAAAAGCTGTTAAAAGCGGTGGCATCATTTTCACCTTCTCCTGCTCGCAGGTGGTTGATAAGCAATTGTTTTACGATACGGTAACATCAGCCGCTATACAGGCAGGGCGTGAAGTAAAAGTGCTGCACCGTTTGTCACAGCCTGCCGATCACCCTGTTTCCATGTACCATCCGGAAGGCGAGTACCTGAAAGGCCTGGTACTATATGTTGTTTAA
- a CDS encoding amidohydrolase, whose amino-acid sequence MKSIISGILLLFTAFCFAQINPKLQAKVDQMAKTIEPQMIEWRRHIHQYPELGNREFKTSAKIAEHLKSLGIEVQTGVAHTGVVGLLRTGKPGPVIALRADIDALPVTERNSLAFASKERTVFNGQETGVMHACGHDTHVAVLMATAAVLAKNKSELRGIIKFIFQPSEEGPPAGEEGGADLMVRQGVLDNPKVDVIFGMHISSITPLGRITYKPAGVMAASDWFSITVKGRQSHGAYPWMSVDPIVVSAQIILGIQTIVSRQTELTKEAAVITIGRIQAGIRENIIPEEAFMAGTIRTLDESMQEKIHEKIRLTATNIAESAGATAEVVIDKKTPVTFNDPALTEKMVASLQKAAGEGNVIRISPVTGAEDFAFYQKKVPGFFFFVGAMPAGQDPTKVPAHHTPDFMIDEGGLLTGLKAMLNVTLDYMFMK is encoded by the coding sequence ATGAAAAGCATCATTAGCGGAATTTTACTTCTCTTCACAGCATTCTGTTTTGCACAAATAAACCCTAAGCTTCAGGCAAAAGTGGACCAAATGGCCAAGACCATTGAGCCACAAATGATCGAGTGGAGGAGGCATATCCATCAATACCCGGAGTTGGGCAATAGGGAATTTAAAACATCCGCTAAAATTGCCGAACATTTAAAATCATTAGGCATAGAAGTTCAAACCGGTGTTGCCCATACAGGTGTGGTTGGTCTGCTGAGGACAGGAAAACCAGGACCGGTAATAGCCTTGCGTGCAGATATTGATGCATTGCCGGTAACGGAACGAAACAGCCTGGCGTTTGCTTCAAAAGAACGAACTGTTTTTAACGGACAAGAAACAGGTGTAATGCATGCTTGTGGCCACGATACCCATGTAGCTGTGTTAATGGCCACGGCAGCGGTACTTGCCAAGAATAAAAGTGAGTTAAGGGGCATCATCAAATTTATTTTCCAACCCTCAGAGGAAGGACCACCAGCAGGAGAAGAAGGCGGAGCGGACTTGATGGTAAGGCAAGGGGTTTTGGACAATCCAAAAGTGGACGTGATTTTTGGAATGCATATTTCGTCTATTACCCCGCTTGGAAGAATCACGTATAAACCTGCCGGTGTTATGGCCGCATCCGATTGGTTTTCGATAACTGTAAAAGGCAGGCAATCACACGGGGCTTATCCGTGGATGTCAGTTGATCCGATCGTGGTAAGCGCACAAATTATTTTGGGCATTCAAACCATCGTAAGCCGGCAAACAGAGCTAACAAAAGAAGCGGCTGTAATAACCATTGGCAGGATACAGGCAGGTATTCGGGAAAATATCATTCCGGAAGAAGCATTTATGGCCGGCACCATTCGAACATTGGACGAAAGCATGCAGGAAAAGATCCATGAGAAGATCAGGCTTACAGCCACGAATATTGCGGAAAGTGCCGGTGCAACGGCCGAAGTGGTAATTGATAAAAAGACACCGGTTACATTTAATGACCCTGCCCTTACTGAAAAGATGGTGGCCAGTTTACAAAAGGCAGCGGGTGAAGGAAACGTAATTCGTATTTCCCCGGTAACCGGAGCTGAGGATTTTGCTTTTTATCAAAAGAAAGTACCGGGCTTTTTCTTCTTTGTTGGTGCTATGCCTGCCGGTCAGGATCCGACAAAAGTGCCCGCACACCACACACCCGATTTTATGATTGATGAGGGCGGCTTGCTTACCGGTTTAAAAGCCATGCTTAATGTAACGTTGGATTACATGTTTATGAAGTAA
- a CDS encoding Rieske 2Fe-2S domain-containing protein produces the protein MNQGRKKVTFAKGLVMQWIKIFPDEATARLRIIADKPQLVVIGEKRICLTLHNNIFFAVQDRCTHNGESLSKGHVNYLGEVICPWHNYRFSLQTGRESSSRSADLISYPIRINEDGFFIGIF, from the coding sequence TTGAATCAAGGTAGAAAAAAGGTAACCTTCGCCAAAGGCTTAGTTATGCAGTGGATAAAAATATTTCCGGATGAAGCAACAGCACGTTTACGGATTATTGCTGACAAACCACAATTGGTGGTAATCGGGGAAAAGCGTATTTGCCTGACCCTTCACAACAATATCTTTTTTGCCGTTCAGGATCGGTGTACACACAATGGCGAATCATTAAGCAAAGGGCACGTGAATTACCTGGGTGAAGTGATCTGTCCGTGGCACAACTACAGGTTCTCTCTCCAAACCGGCCGTGAATCCTCATCGCGTTCGGCCGATTTGATCTCTTACCCCATCAGGATAAATGAAGATGGCTTTTTTATTGGTATCTTTTGA